In Nostoc sp. CENA543, a single genomic region encodes these proteins:
- the rpaB gene encoding response regulator transcription factor RpaB yields the protein METHKEKILVVDDEASIRRILETRLSMIGYDVVTAGDGEEALETFRKADPDLVVLDVMMPKLDGYGVCQELRKESDVPIIMLTALGDVADRITGLELGADDYVVKPFSPKELEARIRSVLRRVDKTGASGIPSSGVIHVGNIKIDTNKRQVYKGDERIRLTGMEFSLLELLVSRSGEAFSRSEILQEVWGYTPERHVDTRVVDVHISRLRAKLEDDPSNPELILTARGTGYLFQRIIEPGEE from the coding sequence TTGGAAACTCATAAAGAAAAAATTCTGGTAGTAGACGATGAAGCCAGTATTCGCCGGATTTTAGAGACGCGCCTGTCGATGATTGGCTACGATGTAGTCACTGCTGGTGATGGAGAAGAAGCTTTAGAAACATTTCGCAAAGCAGATCCAGACTTAGTTGTTTTGGATGTGATGATGCCAAAACTAGATGGTTATGGTGTTTGTCAAGAGCTACGTAAAGAATCAGACGTACCCATTATTATGCTAACAGCTTTGGGTGACGTAGCCGATCGCATCACCGGCTTAGAATTGGGTGCAGATGACTACGTAGTTAAGCCATTCTCCCCCAAAGAACTAGAAGCGCGGATTCGCTCAGTTTTACGCCGAGTAGACAAAACCGGCGCATCGGGAATTCCCAGTTCTGGTGTGATTCACGTAGGTAACATCAAAATTGATACTAACAAACGCCAAGTCTACAAAGGTGACGAACGTATCAGATTGACAGGGATGGAATTTAGCCTGTTGGAATTACTAGTCAGTCGTTCCGGTGAAGCCTTTTCCCGTTCCGAGATTTTGCAAGAAGTTTGGGGATATACACCAGAACGCCATGTAGATACCCGCGTAGTTGATGTACATATTTCCCGCCTCAGAGCAAAATTAGAAGATGACCCCAGCAACCCAGAGTTGATACTCACCGCGCGCGGTACTGGCTATCTGTTTCAACGCATAATTGAACCAGGAGAAGAATAG
- a CDS encoding DUF456 domain-containing protein — MQTEVIYWLLIAMMIVGIIGAVVPAIPGTSLILLAVIIWGIVKQSFAAIATPLIVTAIILILSIGVDFLAGYIGAKQAGASKWGQIGAFVGFLLGFFGLLPTLPIGGPIVGIFFGPLLGAIIAEYIYCRQLGVAIKAGIGIVVGTVLGNLLQGLLAIASVVVFIWTTWPQVFGS, encoded by the coding sequence ATGCAAACAGAAGTTATTTATTGGCTATTGATTGCCATGATGATTGTAGGAATTATTGGTGCTGTAGTACCTGCCATCCCTGGAACAAGTTTAATTTTATTAGCAGTGATTATTTGGGGAATAGTGAAACAATCCTTTGCTGCGATCGCTACCCCTTTAATTGTCACAGCGATTATTTTAATTTTGAGTATTGGGGTTGATTTTTTAGCTGGTTACATAGGTGCAAAACAAGCCGGTGCTAGCAAATGGGGTCAAATTGGTGCATTTGTCGGCTTTTTATTGGGGTTTTTCGGACTATTACCCACTTTACCAATAGGCGGGCCAATAGTGGGGATTTTCTTTGGCCCTTTATTGGGTGCGATTATTGCTGAATATATTTACTGTCGGCAGTTAGGAGTGGCAATTAAAGCTGGTATCGGAATTGTCGTCGGTACAGTTTTAGGCAACTTGCTTCAAGGATTACTGGCGATCGCATCTGTGGTAGTTTTTATCTGGACAACTTGGCCACAAGTATTTGGCAGTTAA
- a CDS encoding exosortase-dependent surface protein XDP2 has protein sequence MKAKNIFISAGLALSTVVAMSNSAKAASFTTNFSPNPVTNPKGDIELLSIIRNDGREISDFKLVNRVNIISNVGNLGPASTDRGDNATNPIGFPPTEDPSAAAIAAYLNRDANGKINLNNIIDTEDGGAFELNVFFDSAVASNNNKLDNFFFWERGRNSDIKVQAINASGGLLGTAFTINRSLWERAGFQIDTTEVNGPQNVGAWALSFENLGLTSGTLVSGLKLISETSFNGPDFKLVAHDVFERTPVPEPTTMLGLGSVAALAFFRRRQTKKSAV, from the coding sequence ATGAAAGCTAAAAATATATTCATCTCTGCCGGACTTGCCTTAAGTACAGTTGTAGCTATGTCCAACTCAGCTAAAGCTGCTAGTTTCACCACCAACTTTAGCCCCAATCCTGTTACTAATCCTAAAGGGGATATTGAATTGCTGTCTATCATTCGGAACGATGGCAGAGAAATCAGTGACTTTAAATTAGTTAATAGAGTAAACATCATCAGTAACGTAGGTAATCTAGGCCCAGCTAGTACGGACAGAGGTGATAACGCTACTAACCCTATAGGTTTTCCTCCCACAGAAGATCCCTCAGCCGCAGCAATTGCCGCTTACTTAAATAGGGACGCAAACGGCAAGATTAACTTAAACAACATTATCGATACTGAAGATGGTGGTGCGTTTGAGCTTAATGTGTTTTTTGATAGCGCAGTTGCATCGAACAACAATAAACTAGACAACTTCTTCTTCTGGGAAAGAGGACGTAACAGCGATATTAAAGTTCAAGCAATTAATGCCTCTGGAGGCCTATTGGGTACTGCTTTTACAATCAATAGGTCATTGTGGGAACGCGCTGGCTTCCAGATTGATACCACAGAAGTTAACGGACCTCAAAATGTAGGTGCTTGGGCTTTGAGCTTTGAAAATTTGGGATTAACTAGCGGCACTTTAGTCAGTGGTTTGAAATTAATATCTGAAACCAGCTTTAATGGCCCTGATTTCAAATTAGTTGCTCATGACGTTTTTGAAAGAACTCCAGTACCTGAACCTACCACTATGCTCGGCTTAGGTTCTGTAGCTGCACTTGCTTTCTTTCGTCGTCGTCAAACCAAGAAAAGTGCTGTTTAA
- a CDS encoding Uma2 family endonuclease, whose product MTTASLAQTRTLLKNISWQTFKAMLTDMGNERNSRLAYDNGIVEIMTPLMSHENSNRLIEGLILVLCEEFNLEVKTTGSLTLTRDDLEKGAEPDSSYYIQNEFLVREKENIDLNQDPPPDLVLEVDYSKPKIDKLSLYAAMGIPEFWRYNGTKLRIYILTGNQYTEVEQSPTFAPVMVRDIPKFLGESQKIGQLAAKKAFRAWVKQQIS is encoded by the coding sequence ATGACAACAGCATCACTGGCACAAACAAGAACTTTGCTCAAAAATATTAGCTGGCAAACGTTCAAAGCGATGCTGACAGACATGGGTAATGAGCGTAACTCAAGATTAGCTTACGACAATGGCATAGTAGAAATCATGACACCACTCATGTCACATGAGAATTCTAACCGTCTGATAGAAGGTTTAATTCTTGTACTTTGTGAAGAGTTTAATTTAGAGGTTAAAACTACAGGTTCACTCACCTTGACACGAGACGATTTAGAAAAGGGAGCAGAACCAGATAGCAGTTATTACATTCAAAATGAATTTTTAGTCCGAGAAAAAGAAAATATTGATTTAAATCAAGACCCACCGCCAGATTTAGTCTTAGAAGTAGATTACTCCAAACCAAAAATAGATAAATTATCTCTCTATGCGGCAATGGGTATTCCTGAGTTTTGGAGATACAACGGTACTAAATTACGAATTTATATCCTGACGGGAAATCAATACACAGAAGTAGAACAGAGTCCTACTTTCGCGCCTGTGATGGTGAGAGACATTCCAAAATTTCTAGGAGAAAGTCAAAAAATAGGGCAGCTAGCCGCCAAGAAGGCTTTTCGTGCTTGGGTAAAACAGCAGATTTCTTAG
- a CDS encoding cofactor assembly of complex C subunit B, translating into MTKSDPNRVVRRIPLVVGGLGAVLLLINRLLTPELTDSQARGDVLGVILSAVLILTGLIWQQVQPRSPDAVELIGEEGFVLADDLPEAVKTELAWASHLLLTNTVTRSLIVFYQGKVLLRRGILGNKSEVIPGAIVKRVLEKQQPVYLVALNVYPGRIEFDYLPENTQGVICQPIGNQGVLILGANAPRSYTKQDENWIAGIADKLAVTLGNY; encoded by the coding sequence ATGACTAAATCCGATCCCAATCGAGTTGTACGGCGCATACCCCTAGTAGTTGGGGGTTTGGGTGCTGTGCTGTTGCTAATTAACCGTTTGTTGACACCAGAACTTACAGACTCCCAGGCGCGGGGGGATGTTTTGGGAGTAATTTTGAGTGCCGTTTTGATTTTAACTGGTTTAATTTGGCAACAAGTGCAGCCGCGATCGCCTGATGCAGTAGAACTGATTGGGGAAGAAGGCTTTGTGTTAGCAGATGATTTACCAGAAGCCGTGAAAACAGAATTAGCCTGGGCATCACATTTATTGTTAACTAATACGGTAACGCGATCGCTCATAGTTTTCTATCAAGGCAAAGTTTTGCTACGTCGCGGCATTCTGGGAAATAAATCAGAAGTTATCCCAGGGGCAATTGTCAAACGGGTTTTAGAAAAGCAACAACCAGTGTATTTGGTAGCATTAAATGTCTACCCAGGACGCATTGAATTTGATTATTTGCCAGAAAATACCCAAGGTGTAATTTGTCAACCCATAGGCAATCAAGGTGTATTGATTTTAGGAGCAAATGCACCCCGAAGTTACACCAAACAAGATGAAAATTGGATAGCCGGAATTGCCGATAAATTAGCCGTAACTCTGGGAAATTATTAA
- the radA gene encoding DNA repair protein RadA: MPKPKTIYICNECGAESPQWFGKCPNCGTYNSLEEQISIQSSVDIPSRGVSGWHSGQGNGKPANKPAKPRASLTFDQISDRQVTRWESGYGELDRVLGGGVVPGSMVLIGGDPGIGKSTLLLQVSNQLAQRYRILYVSGEESGQQVKLRASRLGVSKPLNVVSDENDQEEEKEKESSPSIGADLYVLPETDLEEILREVDSLKPNVAVIDSIQTVFFPALTSAPGSVAQVRECTAALMKVAKHEDITMLIVGHVTKEGAIAGPKVLEHLVDTVLYFEGDRFASHRLLRTVKNRFGATHEIGIFEMVENGLREVPNPSELFLGNRDDPAPGTAIVVACEGTRPIVVELQALVSPTSYPSPRRAGTGIDYNRLVQILAVLEKRVGIPMSKLDSYVASAGGLNVGEPAVDLGIAIAIVASFRDRIVDPGTVLIGEVGLGGQVRAVSQMELRLKEAAKLGFKRAIVPKGQKFPNFDIEIVPVSKVIDAIIAAIPHQELTAEDLDIDEE, encoded by the coding sequence ATGCCAAAGCCAAAAACTATTTATATATGTAACGAATGCGGTGCAGAGTCTCCCCAGTGGTTTGGTAAGTGTCCTAATTGTGGTACTTACAATTCCCTAGAAGAACAGATTAGCATCCAATCTTCTGTAGATATACCGAGTCGGGGGGTAAGCGGTTGGCATTCCGGCCAGGGTAACGGGAAGCCTGCGAATAAACCAGCTAAACCCAGAGCTTCTTTAACATTTGACCAAATCAGCGATCGCCAAGTCACCCGTTGGGAATCTGGATATGGTGAGTTAGATCGGGTGTTGGGTGGGGGAGTTGTTCCTGGTTCAATGGTGTTAATTGGCGGTGATCCGGGTATCGGTAAATCTACCCTACTTTTGCAAGTATCAAATCAGCTAGCGCAGAGATACCGCATCCTGTACGTTTCGGGTGAAGAATCAGGACAACAAGTTAAATTAAGGGCTTCGCGTTTAGGTGTGTCTAAACCCTTAAATGTGGTAAGTGATGAAAATGACCAAGAAGAAGAAAAAGAAAAAGAATCATCACCAAGCATAGGTGCAGATTTATACGTCCTGCCAGAAACCGATTTAGAAGAGATTTTACGGGAAGTAGATTCCTTAAAACCAAATGTGGCGGTAATTGACAGTATCCAAACCGTATTTTTCCCCGCTTTAACTTCCGCACCTGGTTCAGTAGCGCAAGTCAGGGAATGTACGGCTGCTTTGATGAAGGTGGCAAAACATGAAGATATTACCATGTTAATTGTCGGACACGTAACTAAAGAAGGGGCGATCGCGGGACCGAAAGTATTAGAACATTTAGTAGATACGGTACTGTATTTTGAAGGCGATCGCTTTGCTTCCCATCGTTTGTTACGGACAGTCAAAAACCGCTTCGGTGCAACCCACGAAATCGGGATTTTTGAGATGGTGGAAAACGGACTCAGAGAAGTCCCCAACCCCAGCGAGTTATTTTTAGGCAACCGTGACGACCCCGCACCAGGCACAGCCATTGTAGTAGCTTGTGAAGGTACACGCCCCATCGTAGTTGAGTTACAAGCCTTAGTTAGTCCCACCAGTTACCCCTCACCCCGTCGGGCTGGAACGGGTATAGATTATAACCGCCTAGTGCAGATTCTCGCCGTCTTAGAAAAGCGCGTCGGGATACCCATGTCCAAATTAGATTCCTACGTAGCTTCGGCTGGAGGGTTAAATGTGGGAGAACCAGCCGTCGATTTAGGAATTGCTATTGCCATAGTTGCGAGTTTCCGCGATCGCATAGTAGATCCAGGTACAGTATTAATCGGTGAAGTCGGCTTGGGTGGACAAGTGCGCGCCGTTTCCCAGATGGAACTGAGGTTAAAAGAAGCCGCTAAACTAGGATTTAAACGTGCGATCGTTCCGAAAGGTCAAAAATTCCCCAACTTTGACATTGAAATTGTACCAGTCTCCAAAGTCATAGATGCCATCATCGCCGCCATCCCCCATCAAGAATTGACAGCCGAAGACTTAGACATAGACGAAGAATAA